In Mytilus edulis chromosome 6, xbMytEdul2.2, whole genome shotgun sequence, the following proteins share a genomic window:
- the LOC139526602 gene encoding uncharacterized protein produces the protein MEKPYIYVGLERKKKRKQIETEIEKTRTTINNHLDKLQEDLIKQLNAIEETQDSKICQLLSSLEQREKEITKYRENFASIKQHASELQIFLSLKQLEEDIDIEDKFLQSVVKGEELKQCNLEYRTNIAIQDIMSNIKSFGEVQIETKPLDIVLSRKKTKQAQIMVPTAQRRSIENIKLKKNKTIATQGISINGCCQIPDGRMAFTYFFDMAVRVFSDTGLKDFEVRMPCYAQDILYISKDDTLAVSSCGHLKQCIAIINVKRKQITRTISLDSEIYGIALRENNLIYSVQKKGIRIINLSDESITQIVQDKMSPVCYIATFRNQIYHTNSETHAVTCYDRQGKPQWTFKNGSILKDPRGIDVDMDGNVYVTGIGSNNVVVISPDGQRHRELLTASDGLDRPISLCYDNSKKQLLVAYFENEAHLYAFI, from the coding sequence aaaaaaaggaaacaaatcgAAACGGAAATTGAAAAGACTCGAACAACAATCAACAACCATCTGGACAAATTACAAGAAGATTTGATAAAACAACTTAATGCTATTGAGGAAACCCAAGACTCGAAAATTTGTCAGTTGTTGTCATCACTTGAACAGAGAGAAAAAGAAATAACCAAGTACAGAGAAAACTTTGCTAGCATTAAACAACACGCCTCAGAACTAcagatttttctttcattgaagCAACTAGAAGAAGATATTGATATCGAAGATAAATTCCTACAATCCGTAGTGAAAGGTGAGGAATTGAAGCAATGTAATCTAGAATATAGAACCAACATTGCTATTCAAGATATCATGTCCAATATCAAAAGTTTTGGAGAAGTACAGATTGAAACTAAACCATTGGACATCGTTCTTAGCAGGAAGAAGACCAAACAAGCACAGATAATGGTACCTACCGCTCAAAGAAGATCCATTGAAAATATAAAGCTGAAGAAAAACAAGACAATAGCAACTCAAGGAATATCCATAAACGGATGTTGCCAGATACCAGATGGAAGAATGGCGTTTACTTATTTCTTTGATATGGCAGTTAGAGTATTCAGTGATACAGGATTAAAAGACTTTGAGGTGAGGATGCCATGTTACGCACAAGATATACTGTATATTAGTAAGGACGATACTTTAGCCGTATCATCTTGTGGTCATTTGAAGCAGTGTATTGCCATAATAAAcgttaaaagaaaacaaatcacgAGAACAATTTCACTAGATTCGGAAATATATGGCATAGCACTTAgagaaaataatttaatatattcCGTTCAAAAAAAAGGAATACGAATTATCAATCTTTCCGATGAGTCTATTACTCAAATAGTCCAAGATAAAATGTCTCCTGTCTGTTACATTGCAACATTTCGGAACCAAATATATCACACAAACTCGGAAACACATGCCGTTACTTGTTACGATCGACAAGGTAAACCGCAATGGACATTTAAAAATGGCAGCATTCTGAAAGATCCTCGTGGTATTGATGTAGATATGGAtggtaatgtgtatgttacaggGATTGGTTCGAACAATGTTGTAGTTATCTCCCCTGACGGACAACGACATCGAGAATTATTGACAGCAAGTGATGGTCTTGATCGTCCTATTTCACTTTGTTATGATAATTCAAAGAAGCAGTTGCTAGTGGCTTACTTTGAAAATGAGGCACACTTGTatgcatttatttga